Below is a window of Pirellulales bacterium DNA.
CGTTGATCGAGGGATACGCGGTGTTCCGCATGCCCAGCACGAGGAACCCGTTGCTGCCAAAGCTCATGCCCGACAGGTCAAAGATGTTCTCGATCTCGCCTGGCGCGCCCGAATTGAGCGAATCGTTCTCGTTTTCCAGGAAGATCAGGTAGTAATCGTCCAACGCCAGGTTGGCATCGCCGCAGAGTTCGATGTACTCGAGCGCGTTGGTCGCCGGCGCGTCGTTGCCGCCCGGCGGGTTGAAGTAGATCTCGCTGATCAGCGGACCGGCGCTGGCCGAGTTGGCCAGCAGCACCCAGCCCAGCACGGTGCCGGTAAACAGTTTCAAAAAGTTCTGCATTTGCTTCTCCGAAAGATTTCCTGAATGAAGTGTCGAGCCGTTGTTAGTTCACGTTGTCAGCGTTGCGGTCTCGCAAAGCTGCCTACCCTGCAGGCCAGATGCCTTCGCTCGCACGCAGTACGGAACGGGCCGGACAGACATCCTGGTGCGGAACGGAACAGTCGCCGCAGGGCCAGCTAGATTCGCCAGCGGTTACCGGCCGCCGGCGCATGCCCCTGACTAGGTCGATGGCTGAGACGAGCCGCGGCAAGCTGCCCCGGCAGTCTGTGGCGTTGCACAAGGATGTCCGTGCCGCGAGTCGTTTCCATGACCCGGTCACGAACCGTGTGCGATCATTAGCGGTCCGCCTGGTGGTGAGTCCTGCGCAGCGCCGGCCTGTGCGCGTCGCTGCGATCAATCCTCTGCCTCATCCTGCGTCGCGATGCCCATGCTCGCGGCTCAAGGAGTCGCAGAATGTAGTGCGGCTGTATTCGTCGATGATGAGCATTGCGTAAAATTTCCCGTTTCTTCTGGCGCTGCGACGCAGCGCCTTGCTGGGGCGCATTGGAGGCGCATCCCAAAGAGCGTGGCCGCAGTCCATCGATGGACTGCGGCCACGTGTCGATCAGCGTTTCGCCACGCGCGACGAGCTACGGTTGCTGCCAACGCCGACGCACGGCCAGCGCGAACGCCCCGCCGCACGCCAGGAGCACAAAGCTGCTCGGCTCGGGCACCGGGTGTTGCGGTACGGAACCGACATTGTCGGTGCCAAACGAAACGGTGATATCGGTGCCATAGGGAAACGCCGCAGGCTGCGCGGTGCTGCCGACGTAGACCTCCGCGTCGTTCAACTGCGCGTGGTTCCCGCTGATCGCGTAGTTGCGCGCAGCGGCTGTGAAGCCAGTCGCCGCGTTATCGGTCAGGTTAGCGACCATCCAATCGGCCGGCGTGCTGCCACCGCCCACGCGACCGATGTACTCGATTTCGGCGAGTTGCGCCAGCGTGTTGATGTACTGAGCGCCCGGCTCGATGCCGCCGATGCCCGCGAGTCCCAAGGGACCCGGCCCGAAGTTTACCTCCGCGTAGAGACGGCCAAACTCCGGCTCGTCGGCCTCGCCGAACACGCCGATCGAATCCAGGATCGTCCAGCCGGCCTGGCCCGTGACCACGTCGAGGCCGTTGTTGCCGACGTCTAGGTCGTCGTTCAACACCGGGGCCGAACCGATGGCCGGATCAACCTCGATCAGCATGGCCGTAAAGCCCGAGCCTTCGAGATCGAGCCCTTGACCGGTGTACCCGATGCTGCTGGTGGGCCCGTTGCCGTAGCCCGCGCCGGTGTCGCGGTTGATGTAGGCGTGCGCGCCGTTGGCCAGCGTCTTGAGGCTTTCGGCAATCGTCGGCGCGCCGGGCACATCGATGGTCGGATCGTCAAAAGCCACGGAGTCGTTGATCCCCGGATAGGCAGGGTTCTTCATGCCCAGCACGAGGAAGCCGTTGTCGCCGAAAGTCATGTTGGCGAGATTAAAGATCCCCTCGATTTCACCGGGGTTTTGCGAGTTAAACTCGTCGTTTTCGTTCTCGATGATGATCAGATAGCGGTTGTCGAGCGCCTGGTTAGCCGGACCGCAAAGCTCGATGTACTCGAGCGCATTGGTCGCCGGCGAGTCGTTGCCGCCCGGCGGATTGAAATAGATCTCGCTGATCAGCGGGCCCGCCTGGGCCAGCGAGCAACCGAGCGAAACGAGCCACATGCCGGCCATCGTACGAAATTTCATCGAAGGTTCCTGTTTTCTGAATACGTCAGCCAAATCACGCCTGGCATCGCCTCGATCGAGGCGATGCTGAATGAACGAGGGAGCACGCGCTGCGGCCGCCACTCGGGCCGGACGGCGTCGCGCGGAAAGGCGCCGCAGACCGCGGCGCTGCAGACGTGTGCGAGGCAACTCTTGCCGGCGTACGCGACGCTCAGGCCAAGGGACTGCTCTCAACAGAGCCGTCTGCCGGTGCCTGCAAAGAATCGCGCGAACTGGTGTCGCGCGGGCGCAGGCTTCAGATCGTCATGAGCATTTCCAATCGCTGCATCGGGCCCGGCGCCCAGCCGCGGCGCGTCACACGGGTCCAGTACTCAAGCATCCACGTCGGCGGAATCTAGAGTGCGATTGTTTGCGGACGATTAGTGCACGGAGTTTTTTGAAATAGTTCTTCGCCGAGGTGCGCGCGTCGGGGATGTCCGTGTTAGGACAATGTTATTCCGACGTTAGCCGGCGACGCCGCGAAGTAAGCTGTGCAATTCAGGCAAGTGCCTCAAGCAGCCGCCATGAGTCGCAGGCCCGCGGTGCGCGACAACAACAGGTAATGACGGGTGTCGGCCACCAACCGCGCCGCGACGGCGCCCGAGTGGGCGTCGCTCACCGCTAGCGGTCCGCACGAGCCTTGCGCCAACACGCGAAATCCGGTGGACAGCTCGTGTACCGCGCCGAGGGTCAAGTCGCGCAACGGTTGCAGCGTGTTGGCTCCGTGGGCGATGAGCAGTACTCCATTGGCCGTGAGGCAGCGCCAGGCTTCGAACATGACTCGCCGTGGCGAGTCGACCCAGTTCAGCACGTTGGCCAAGATCACGGCCGAGAACGTGCCGTCGGCAAAGGGCAACTGTTCGCCGCGCGCCGCCACCCAGCGCACCTGGCCCCAGCGCAGCAACCGGCGTTCGGCCAACACCGCCGCCAGGGGATCTACCGCGTAGCGGACGCCCGTTTGAAAATGGTGGACCTCGCCCTCGGCGCCGGCGCCGATCTGGAGCACCCGGTCGTGCGAGCCCAGGGCCACGTGATCGCGCAGCAGCCGTTCGACGCGCCGGCCGCGCTCGCGCAGCTCGGGCACGATCTGCACGCGCTCGTCGCGCGGCGAGCGGGGCAGCGCCGCCAGCCAGCGCCGCTGGCTGCGACGCCAGCGCGTCGATTCATTGCCGGCCAGAAACGTCGGAATGCTGTCCAGCACGGGAAAACCCGAGCCGCAGCG
It encodes the following:
- a CDS encoding PEP-CTERM sorting domain-containing protein; protein product: MKFRTMAGMWLVSLGCSLAQAGPLISEIYFNPPGGNDSPATNALEYIELCGPANQALDNRYLIIIENENDEFNSQNPGEIEGIFNLANMTFGDNGFLVLGMKNPAYPGINDSVAFDDPTIDVPGAPTIAESLKTLANGAHAYINRDTGAGYGNGPTSSIGYTGQGLDLEGSGFTAMLIEVDPAIGSAPVLNDDLDVGNNGLDVVTGQAGWTILDSIGVFGEADEPEFGRLYAEVNFGPGPLGLAGIGGIEPGAQYINTLAQLAEIEYIGRVGGGSTPADWMVANLTDNAATGFTAAARNYAISGNHAQLNDAEVYVGSTAQPAAFPYGTDITVSFGTDNVGSVPQHPVPEPSSFVLLACGGAFALAVRRRWQQP
- a CDS encoding methyltransferase domain-containing protein produces the protein MWSDLVCPIDQGALEGRDERLVCRRCGSGFPVLDSIPTFLAGNESTRWRRSQRRWLAALPRSPRDERVQIVPELRERGRRVERLLRDHVALGSHDRVLQIGAGAEGEVHHFQTGVRYAVDPLAAVLAERRLLRWGQVRWVAARGEQLPFADGTFSAVILANVLNWVDSPRRVMFEAWRCLTANGVLLIAHGANTLQPLRDLTLGAVHELSTGFRVLAQGSCGPLAVSDAHSGAVAARLVADTRHYLLLSRTAGLRLMAAA